In Parasegetibacter sp. NRK P23, the genomic stretch TATACCTTCAATGTTTCCGCCATAAGGCAACAGGTTGCAATACAGCTGGAAAATTTCCTGTTTTGAATATTTCCATTCCAGCTGTAAGGCACGGAACACTTCCTTGAATTTATTTCCCCAGGTGCGGGGAGAACGGTCGAGCATTTTGGCCACCTGCATGGTAATCGTGGAAGCGCCGGACACCCTTCGACCGGAAAACAGGTTCTGGAAAAAAGCCCTTCCAGCCGCAATGGGGTTCACGCCAAAATGATAATAGAAATAATGGTCCTCTTTTTCGATCAGCGTCTTCCTGAGCAAAGGAGAAATTTCATCGGCCTCCGCATACATCCGCCATTTTTCATCGTGGGTCAGAAAGGCGTGCGCCAACTGCCCTTTATGGTCGCGGATAATGACAGAATGGTCTTTCAGCGCGGGGAGCGGGAACAAGGCATTCAGCAGAAAAAACAGCACGACCAGGGGCAATACGAGGAAAAGGAAGAATTTTCCCGTACGGGTCCTTCTGAACCGTCCAAAGTATACCTTTATTTTATGCTTTTTCAACGGCCGGAAGTTACAGATAGTTGTGCTAAATTATGTACCTTTCTCCCGTTACAACCTTAATTCTTTATGCGTACCATTGCCCGCCTTTATGCTTTACTGCTGCCCGTTTTTTTCCTGGTATCCTGTAACCGAAACGCTGTTGAACTGAGCGAGACCAATGCGAAGGAAGAAGTGCCCGTACTGGGTAACCTGGAATTCCGGTTCTCCAAAGCGTTGTTCCCGGATTCCCTACTGAACAGATGGGACTCCACAGCATACATCAGGTTCAATCCGGCTATTCACGGAAGGTTCCGTTGGGAAACGCCCGACAAACTCGTGTTCTCTCCTTCCGAACCACTCCCGCCTGCCACAGCATTCACGGCAAAGTTTACGGATGAACTTTTCCGTTATTCGGAATACAATAAGGTGGAAGCCGGCGACAAAATAAATTTCTATACCGCTTCGCTGCAACTTGACCAGAGTTATGTAGCCTGGACAAAAACAGAAGCCACCAAACCCACGCCCGTTATGCACCTTGTGTTCAACCACCCGGTTGATCCCGAAAAATTGAAGGAGGTGCTTGAACTGAAATCAGGAGACGCCACCCGCAGCTTCGCCCTCCTCTCCGCGGGAGCGGGCGATCATTTACAGGTACGCCTCACCGATATTCCGGTAGAAGACAAAGAAACTCCGGTTTCAATTAAAATACTGAAGAAATTATTACCTGAAGGCGGTCGCAACGAAGCGAAGGAAGACATCACCGCCGAAGTTACCGTGCCCTCTCCTTTCAGATTAGATGTGCTGGATGTGCAGGCGCAACTGAACGGTAACATCGCCAGCATCCAGGTTAGAACGAGTCAGCCCCTCGTAGCGGAAGGCATGAAGGATTTCGTAAAAACCGATCCGGCCCTGAACTGGGAATTTACCCCGCTGGATGATGGTTTCGTGATGACCGCCGACCAGGCCAAAGAAGAAATGACTTATGAACTGATCATCAATAAAGGACTGAAAGGCGCCATTGGCGGCGTGTTGAAAGAAACATACACGCAACAGGTGGCCTTCGGCGAACTGGAACCCGATATCCGGTTCACCAACAGCAAAGGAATGTACCTGGGAAAAATGGGTGCCAGAAACATGGAGATCAGCGTAGTGAGTGTACCCAAAATGAAAATCACGGTCTCGAAAATTTACGAAAGCAACCTGCTGGCCGCGCAGCGATATGGTTATTACCCCCGCGATGAAGCTGGAGATTATTACTACGACAATGCAGATATGGGGGTATTGGGAGATGTGGTCTACGAAAAGGAAATCAATTCTTCCGATCTTCCGAAGTACGGCAACAGCAGGCTTTTCAATTTCAACCTGGAGGACCGCATCCAGGATTTTAAAGGCATTTACCATGTATCCATCCGCTCTATGGAAGATTACTGGGTGCGCGACAGCCGTTTTGTGGCACTCTCCGATCTTGGAGTGATTGCCCGGGAAGGAGCGGAAGATATGACCGTATTCGTTCAATCCATTCAAACCACCAACCCGGTTCCGGATGCGCAACTCACGGTGTATGGCAGCAACAACCAGGTACTGGGCGTGGGCAGTACCGATAAAGATGGCGTAGGAAAGATCAAATACATCCGCAAGGAACCATCGGGGTTTAAACCGGCCATGGTGACCGTGAAAACCGCTTCGGATTTCAACTATCTCCCCTTCCAGTCCACCCGTGTAAACACCTCCCGCTTTGAAGTGGGTGGCAAAAGAATGCACAGTTCCGGCCTGGATGCTTATGTATATGCTGAACGAGACATGTATCGCCCCGGAGAAACTTTCCGCTACGCCATGATCGTGCGCGATCCGCAATGGAAAGTACCGGGAGAACTTCCGCTGAAACTGAGGTTCGTGATGCCCAGTGGCAAAGAATGGACCGCCCTCCGGAAAAACGCGGACGCACAAGGCGCACTGGAAGGCACTTTAGACATTCCCGCCTCCGCACTAACGGGCACCTACACCCTGGAAGTGTATACAGGTAACGACCTGCTGCTCGCTACCTACCCGTTCCAGGTGGAGGAATTCGTTCCGGACCGCCTGAAAGTGCAGGCCTCGACAGGACTTGACCTGCTGAAACCCGGAACAGAAGCGACCCTGAACATACAGGCTGATTACTTCTTTGGAAGTCCCGCCGCCGACCGGAAATGGGAAACGGAAATTCAATTGCAGCAACAAAGTTTCCGCTCAAAAAAATTCCCCGACTACGACTTTAACCTGGCCAACCACCGTGATTTCTACGACAAAGTAGTTCAGGAAGGCAAAACAGATGACGCCGGACATGCCACGCTTAATTACACCGCTCCTGCCGAATACAAAAACAGGGGGCTTTTGCAGGTAGCATTCTATACCACAGTTTTTGATGAATCCGGACGCCCAGTGAGCCGACACCACAAACTCCCCTTGTACACGCAGGATTATTTCCTGGGACTGGGCGCCGATGATTATGGCTATTATCCCCTCCGCCAATCGATCCGTTTCCCACTGATCGCGGTGGATAAAAACGATCAGCCCGTCAGTGCAAAAGCGCATATCCGGGTGGTGAAAAAAACATATAAAACAGTATTAACTAAGAATGGCGGCTATTTCCGGTACGATTCACAACCGGAAGAAATTATCCTCCAGGAGAAAGACATCAACATTACGGGCACTTCATCGCAATTTTCATTCGTACCCACCGATCCCGGCAGCTACGAAGTACGGGTGTACATGCCCGGCGCTACCACTTATATCGCCCGCAGCTTTTACAGTTATGGATCCTGGGGCATCGCCGGCGGAAGTTTCGACGTGAACACAGAAGGCAACGTAGACATTTCACCGGACAAAAACGGCTATAAGCCCGGCGAAAAAGCGAAAATATTGTTTAAGGCCCCGTTCGACGGGCGAATGCTCGTAACCGTGGAAAACAACGGCGTACTGGCGCACCAGTACCTGGAAGTAAAGAAAAGGACCGCCACCTGGGAACTGAACATTGATCCCACCCATCTTCCCAACGTGTACATCACTGCCACCCTGATCAAACCGCACCAGGTAGCGGATATCCCACTTACGGTAGCACACGGTTTTCAATCCCTCCGGGTGGAAGAACTGAACCGGAAGATTCCCCTTGAAGTGAATGCCGTGGCCACGACGCGATCAGGTAAAAAACAAACGATCCGCGTGAAAGCCGCGCCGGGCGCGATGGTGAGTATAGCCGCCGTAGACAACGGTATCCTGCAGGTCTCCGATTTCAAGAGCCCGGACCCTTACGCGTATTTCTACCAGTCACGGGCTTTGGGTGTGAACGCGTTTGACATCTACCCGCTATTGTTACCCGAACTGAAACAGCGTTTAAGCAGCACCGGTGGTGATGGTGGCCTTTCTATGGAGAAAAGAATCAATCCCGTTACCAACAAGCGTTTCAAACTGGTCTCTTTCTGGAGTGGACTGAAGAAAGCCGATGGCAGCGGAAACGTTTCTTTTGACATAGATGTCCCCACTTTTTCAGGAGAACTCCGGATTATGAGTGTGGCGTTTAAAGATGATCGTTTCGGAGCGGCCACCACCCTGATGAAAGTGGCCGACCCACTGGTGGTGAGCACAGCGCTACCCCGGTTCCTGAGCCCGGGCGATACGCTTGAGGTACCGGTATCCGTGATGAATACCACCACCAAAAGCACTTCAGTTACCGGCACCTTACAGGTTGGCGGCGCATTGAAAGTGGTGGGATCCGCCACCGCCGAGGGAGAGGCGCAGGGCGGCAAAGAAGCCAGGCTCGTTTATAAACTGGTAGCCGGTATGCAACCCGGAACCGCCGAAGTAAAAACAACCGTTAAGGGCCTGGGAGAAACATTCACAGAACAACTGGATATTACCGTAAGACCGGCTTCCACACTCCAGACGC encodes the following:
- a CDS encoding alpha-2-macroglobulin; translated protein: MRTIARLYALLLPVFFLVSCNRNAVELSETNAKEEVPVLGNLEFRFSKALFPDSLLNRWDSTAYIRFNPAIHGRFRWETPDKLVFSPSEPLPPATAFTAKFTDELFRYSEYNKVEAGDKINFYTASLQLDQSYVAWTKTEATKPTPVMHLVFNHPVDPEKLKEVLELKSGDATRSFALLSAGAGDHLQVRLTDIPVEDKETPVSIKILKKLLPEGGRNEAKEDITAEVTVPSPFRLDVLDVQAQLNGNIASIQVRTSQPLVAEGMKDFVKTDPALNWEFTPLDDGFVMTADQAKEEMTYELIINKGLKGAIGGVLKETYTQQVAFGELEPDIRFTNSKGMYLGKMGARNMEISVVSVPKMKITVSKIYESNLLAAQRYGYYPRDEAGDYYYDNADMGVLGDVVYEKEINSSDLPKYGNSRLFNFNLEDRIQDFKGIYHVSIRSMEDYWVRDSRFVALSDLGVIAREGAEDMTVFVQSIQTTNPVPDAQLTVYGSNNQVLGVGSTDKDGVGKIKYIRKEPSGFKPAMVTVKTASDFNYLPFQSTRVNTSRFEVGGKRMHSSGLDAYVYAERDMYRPGETFRYAMIVRDPQWKVPGELPLKLRFVMPSGKEWTALRKNADAQGALEGTLDIPASALTGTYTLEVYTGNDLLLATYPFQVEEFVPDRLKVQASTGLDLLKPGTEATLNIQADYFFGSPAADRKWETEIQLQQQSFRSKKFPDYDFNLANHRDFYDKVVQEGKTDDAGHATLNYTAPAEYKNRGLLQVAFYTTVFDESGRPVSRHHKLPLYTQDYFLGLGADDYGYYPLRQSIRFPLIAVDKNDQPVSAKAHIRVVKKTYKTVLTKNGGYFRYDSQPEEIILQEKDINITGTSSQFSFVPTDPGSYEVRVYMPGATTYIARSFYSYGSWGIAGGSFDVNTEGNVDISPDKNGYKPGEKAKILFKAPFDGRMLVTVENNGVLAHQYLEVKKRTATWELNIDPTHLPNVYITATLIKPHQVADIPLTVAHGFQSLRVEELNRKIPLEVNAVATTRSGKKQTIRVKAAPGAMVSIAAVDNGILQVSDFKSPDPYAYFYQSRALGVNAFDIYPLLLPELKQRLSSTGGDGGLSMEKRINPVTNKRFKLVSFWSGLKKADGSGNVSFDIDVPTFSGELRIMSVAFKDDRFGAATTLMKVADPLVVSTALPRFLSPGDTLEVPVSVMNTTTKSTSVTGTLQVGGALKVVGSATAEGEAQGGKEARLVYKLVAGMQPGTAEVKTTVKGLGETFTEQLDITVRPASTLQTRSGSGVVTAGKNLPLNLPVNDFMPGSVTTELVTGASPLLEWGVQLSDLLQYPYGCTEQTISAAFPQLYFGDLANAIKGKKAGTVTAAAHVQEAIRKIKARQLYNGAVMMWDNTGEENWWATVFAAHFLLEAEKAGYSIDKNLIEPMLSYLQFRLRNRQFITYTYNRDQQKKIAPKEVPYSLYVLSLAGKPQAATLNYYKAHPEWLSLDGRYMLAAAFAAAGDKKSINEILPASFTGEVSAKQTGGSFYSPLRDEAMALLMLVEADPKHPQIPMLARKVASSLKQNRWLSTQEMVFSMLGLGKLAANAGKANISGSVLVNGKKVAPISNAAGKLTDKELKGTAISLQTTGSGNLYYFWKAQGISATGDYVQADNSVKVRRQFYSRTGAPLSTTSFSQNDLIIVGISVENMYKGTVENMVLTDLLPACFEIENPRIRELPGMDWIKNASAPTAMDIRDDRIHFFMDLSQPKQTYYYAVRAVSPGVFKMGPASAEAMYDGAIHSYNGGGVIRVGR